In Leptolyngbya sp. 'hensonii', the genomic window CGTTAGAAACCAGTAAATTGCTTAGCCCGTATACTAATTTGTTTCTAGTTTACGTCGGACTCTCTTCGAGGTAACAATCTTGTCCCGTCGCCTGTCTATCTGCCCATGAGAATGTATGGAATTCAGAGATTTTCTTAGCCTGATTCATCCTGCCCTTGCCGTTTCTTTTGTGTTTCCCCTGATTGGAATCGTTGTCTATTATGCACTTCAGACTCGCCAGCGCCGTTTGCAAACGGCTGCACAGGGAAAGAGTCGTATTCCGATCGGCGTCGGGAATGAACACCTGAAACTGGGACGCTGGTTAACCGGATCCGTCGTTGGCATTGCCCTCATTGGGCTGGCTCATCCCATTTTCAAAACACTTCTGGAGACGGAAGCGTTCACCAAAACTCCTGCTAAAGCTTTCTTCATTGTCTTGATGTTCATCTTGACGATCGCGTCTCTGGTACTTCTGTACAGAGCTCATAGCCGGGTCTGGCGGGGGGTTTTTGGCTTCCTCTCTGGAGCAGGGTTGGTTATTCTGGGCTGTCAGGATGGGGTGTATCGGCTCACAGAAGAATGGTACTGGTCCCACTATTACTTTGGGATGGCTGCTGCCCTATTGATGATTTTTTCACTGGCGATCGTTCCTGATATTTACCAGGATCGCTCTAACCGGTGGCGGATCATCCACACGGTCTTGAATACGATCGCTCTCTTGTTATTCATTGGCCAGGGCATGACCGGCACCCGGGATTTGTTAGAGATCCCGTTAGGATGGCAGGAACCTTACCTTTACCAGTGCAATTTTGACAAAACCTCACCCGAATATCGAACCTGCCCTAATTTGACGCCACCGCCCAAATCGTAAAATCCAAGTATTATCGCCCGTTTCAATAGGCAACGTCTCTAGGGCGTGGGTGAGGTTTCCGCGACAATACTAAATGATCCCCCACAATCGCAATGTTTGGCAGCGTTTGGATTGTGGAACCGAAAGGCTCCCCCCATCAGATCTTCGGAGTAGTCCAGGGTCAAACCATCCAGATAGGAGAAACTTTGAGCGTCAATCGCAATCTGAATCCCCTCAGCATTGTGGAGCCGATCGTCGGGAGCAGCAGATTCAACAAACTGCATTGTATAGGAAAGCCCTAAGCAGCCCCCAACCTGAACACTGACACGGAAAAATGCGTCTGACTCTACATTGCGAGACTTCAGACGCATGACTTCTTTAATTGCAGTTTTACTTAAATGAATCATTCCTACTGGGCGCGAGCGTAATCATCCTGAAAGCGGATGATATCATCTTCCCCTAAATACTCGCCGTTTTGAACTTCAATCAAAACCAGGGGAATAACACCAGGATTTTCCAGGCGATGTTTGGTGCCTTGGGGAACATAGGTTGACTGATTGCTAAAGACAATCACCTCTTTATCATCACAGGTCACCCGGGCTGTACCAGAGACAACAATCCAATGTTCACTGCGATGGTGGTGCATCTGCAGGCTCAGACGATGGCCAGGCTTCACTTCAATCCGCTTAATTTTGTAACCCCGTCCCTCTTCCAAAACCGTGAAAGAGCCCCACGGCCTCAATTCTGTCGCCGCAACTCCTCTGGCAGCACCCAGAGGTAGGGACGGCAGCGCGTACTGGGGAACTTCTTGAAGCTGAGCCACAGTTTTTCTCCTTCTAGTTAAAATATTTAAGAGCCTGAATCTTGAGAAATCTGGAAACGGGCTGTTCTGTCGGTGCCATTTTCTCAACCTTAGCAAATACACCTAAGTAGAGCGATGAATTCCGTCTGAATCGAGTTGATTTACATCAAGTCTTCATTTGCAGCCGGTTTTGCTTTAATTTCGCTTTAAGGAAAAGCGCTGAAGGGTTGACGGGTCAGGGCAGTCATAACCTGATCCCAGCTACTTGGGGGGGGGCTGCCAGAAAACCCCAATGCCATTATGAACCCGGGCTACCGATTGGGGAGAGCGATTCAGTAACCACCCGCCCAAATAGAGACTGGTGGAACTGCCACCATCCAGGTTCAGGGCATCCACCGCCCCCAACTGTTCCATCATGCGGGCCATCTCAGTCAGGGTTGGCCCTGCCTGATAGGGCTGACTTTGAACCGCTACCAGTAAGAGTTCCCCCGATACAGTCCGACCGATCGCACTGCGAACTGCAGATTCTCGACTGAAGGCATCACTAAACTTCTCTAACTTAGGGTCCAGGACAATCTGACGGTTCTGGATCAACAATGGACCTGCCCCCAAAATCTGCGGAAAGCGCAGGACATCTTCCGGTTCTGGACGACTCTCCAGCTTGACCAGACTCCCGATCGGAAAGGCATCCACCGCGCTCTTATTCGAGCGCAGGGTAAGCAGATATCCATCAGGAGGAATCGGAAAGGCCGTCTGTCCGGCTGGCCCGCCCTGGGCATAGCCAATCACCTGCTGGTTTTGAATCCCGATCAAAATCTCGTCATTGACAATCGGGGTATAGGTGGTGCCCCACTCTAAGGTATAGCGAGAGATACCAGCCTGGACATAGCCACTATTCAAAGTCAGGACTGGAAACTGTTTACCATCTGCGGTCGTGAGTGTTTCCTGCAAACTGAAGCGACCGATCCAGATTGCCCCAGTCTGAGTCCAACCGATCGCCCCCCGGTTAAGGATGGGGCCAGACACCCAACGACCATCCCGACGAATCACCCCCAGGGGCAGTTGGGTGTTACGGTTGAAAAATCCGCCGTTAATGGCAGCGATCGCCTGCTGACGTTGAGCGGTGGTCAGTAGGGGACCCGTTCCAACCAGGGTCTCGGTATCGGTCCAGAAGGGCTTCACCGTTAGCCCAGGTTGGCGCAGATTGAGGGCCAGCCAAATGACTGGGTAATCCATTTCCCCGACACGCAGGGTTTTCTGCTGCCACCGTAGACCTGGAGCCCAGGCAATATCCCGGGGCGGCAGGGGCAATGGACGGGTATCAATCACCAGCCGGGGAGGATTAGCCAGGGTCGTCAGGGTGGGATACAAGCCCGTCGGAACTTTGACCCGCACGATCGTCTGCCCATTGCCCGATTCAACCTGAGGAGCCGGACTGTGCTGCAAGGCATCTCGGGCAATTCCCTCCAGGCTAGGGGCCAATCGTTGCAACAACTCTGGACTGGCTGTAGCAGCCAGGGTAATCACAGCCTCTCCCCCTTGCCAATCCAGTTGCCAGGGGGCAGGCCGCTCCAGGTCCAGGACTACCCGATCGCCCGACGGCTGCAATCCCCAGCTAACGTTGGTCAGACCTGGAGGAACGAGGGTCAACCGCAGAGTTTCCCCCTCAGCTTGAATGTCCCAGCCCGTCTGCCGCAGTAACGCTGTGGCATCCAGAAATCGGTAAGGGGGAGACCACTGCACCGCCAAGGGCAGGGGTGGGGAAAACCATTTCACTGGCTGTTGGCGGAAGTCTCTGGTGTTGAGCAGTTCCAGGCCCAGGAATTGGGCCAGACCGAAATCCGCGATCGCCGTATTCACCTGATCCGCCTGGGCAACCTTACCCCACTGTACCCAGGGGACAGCCTGAGGCCGACCATTGATCACCACCTGATTTCCTCGACGCAACAAGGCCGTCCCTGACTGAGATGGCCCCTGAGCCAGGGAAGATCGACGATCAGATTGGGGAGAGGATGACGCCATTGCAGCACCCTCTCCTGCGCCAGTAGTGAGCAGGGAGAACGCCGCTATCAGCAGGCAGAGGGGAAGTCGGCAGGGGGAAGATTTCCCTAAAAAGAACATGGGATAATTTGAGTTAAACTGGACTGTCAGGAAAATCTAACCTGGTGCGCCACAATCACAGGAACTGAGGAGAATAGATAGAGAGAAGGAAGGGGAATCAGCCCCCTGGCCCATAATTTAGACCAAATCACTAAAACAAAATTTATTGTTCTTCCTGGTATTGTTCCTACCTATAACCCTTTTTGGATTGTTGCTGTCCCATTGGGAGCACGGATTCAATCCAGTGAATAATTGGGTTGCGGGGGCACCCCCCACTTGATTTAATTTTCGGTCTTAACTACAAGTTTTGAGGATTGCCAGATTTAATCAGGTTTTTATAATATTCTTCTCTACCTCGAAATGAGCGTTTAGATCCTCACAGCGCTAATCTTAACGCCGTGAGGATGCCAGCTCCAGTTTAATCCCACCAGTCCGTTCGTGAGATCATCTGACGATCAGTCCAGTGCCCCTGTTCCAAGCAGAACAGGATCAGCCCCAAGACCTACGATCGACCTTCAGTTCTCCAGACTCTCTTGCCTGTCGGCAGGCTTCTTCCTCCTCCTTTACCCTTTCTACCACCCTGTTAACGCTTCTCTGCAAGGATCTAACCCTGAACCATGAACAACGTGAGCCAAGCGATCGAGACCCGGTCTGTGAATTCAAGTGCACTGTCAGACCATCGCCCTGCAACAGGATATGCAGGCCAGCGGTGGCTGGTAGAAGAGCGAGATGCCTGTGGGGTCGGGTTCATTGCCGATCTGGCGGGTCAGGCGGGTCATGGTCTGGTGGAACAGGCCCTGACAGCCCTCACCTGTCTGGAACATCGGGGGGGCTGTAGTGCCGATCAGGATTCTGGAGATGGAGCCGGGTTGATGACCCAAATCCCTTGGGCACTCCTGGCACAGCAAATGCCATCGCTGATGCCAGCGGCAACCGGGGTCGGGATGGTCTTCCTGCCTCAGAACCCGGCAGCAGCAGCGCAAATCCGTCAGATCGTAGAGCAAGTTACCGCAGCAGAGGGGCTGACTTTTCTGGGCTGGCGGGTTGTGCCTGTGAAGCCAGAGGTGCTTGGACCTCAGGCCAGGGAAAACCAGCCCCAAATCGAGCAATGTCTGATGTCCTCCACCCATCTGCAGGGAGATGCGCTGGAACGGCACCTCTACCTGATCCGCAAGCAAATTCATCAGAAAGCTGCTGAAAGCCAAATCCCCGATCGGGAAGAGTTTTATATCTGTTCCCTGTCTAATCGGACGATCGTTTATAAGGGCATGGTCCGATCGGAAGTTCTGGGTCATTTCTACCAGGATTTACGCCAGCCCGCTTATAAAAGTGTCTTTGCCATCTATCACCGGCGCTTCAGCACCAACACCATGCCCCGCTGGCCGCTGGCCCAACCCATGCGGTTGCTGGGGCACAACGGTGAGATTAACACCCTGCTGGGCAACATCAATTGGATGCTTGCCCGCGAACAAGATCTGTCCCATCCTAATTGGGTCATGCCGCAGAACGGAGTTGAGGTCGATCGAATTGCCGAGCTGAAACCCACCGTTAATGCCAACAATAGCGACTCCGCCAATCTGGACAACGTGATGGAATTACTGGTCCGTTCCGGGCGCAGTCCAGCAGAGGCCCTAATGATCATGGTGCCGGAGGCGTATCAAAATCAGCCTGATCTGGATGAGTACCCGGATATTTCTAACTTCTACGAATACTACAGTGGCATCCAGGAACCCTGGGATGGCCCCGCCCTGCTAGTCTTCAGTGACGGCAAGATGGTGGGGGCCACCCTGGACCGCAATGGTCTACGTCCAGCTCGCTATTGCATCACCCGTAACAATCTGGTAATCGTGGCGTCGGAAACGGGGGTGGTGGATCTACCGGAAGCTGAGATCGTGGAGAAAGGCCGGCTCGGGCCAGGACAAATGATTGCCGTTGAACTGGAAACCCAGGAAGTTCTGAGGAACTGGCAGATCAAGCAGCGGATTGCCGGAGCCCATCCCTATGGGCAATGGCTGGAGCAGCATCGTCGCATCCTCGAGGCTCAGCCCTTCGGTGAAGTCGCGGTGATCGATTCCCAGGGCTTACTGCAAGCCCAGACCGCCTTCGGTTACACCGCCGAAGATGTGGAGATGGTAATTGAGGTGATGGCTAGCCAGGGCAAGGAACCCACCTTCTGCATGGGGGATGATATTCCCCTGGCCGTGCTATCGGATAAACCCCGACTCCTATACGACTATTTCAAGCAACGTTTTGCCCAGGTAACCAATCCCGCGATCGATCCATTACGGGAGAGCCTGGTCATGTCCCTGACAATGCAGCTCGGGGAGCGGGGCAACCTGCTGGAACACCGACCCGAATCTGCCCAGTTGCTCAAACTCACTTCTCCAGTTCTGAGCGAAGCCGATTTGGAGACCATTCCACAGTTTGGGTTTATGACCGGGAAACTGTCCACCCTCTATAACTTGAATCAGGGACCGGCAGGGCTGCAAGCAGCGGTAGCAAACCTGTGCCAGCAGGCCACTGTCGCTGTGCGATCCGGACAGAAGATTCTGGTCCTGAGCGATCGGGTGGGAGCTGAGGGCGAGCCCCAGACCTTGAGTACAGAATGCAGTTACATTCCACCCCTACTGGCCGTGGGCGCAGTTCACCACCATTTGATCCGACAGGGGTTGCGCATGCACACCTCCTTGGTGGTGGATACAGCTCAGTGCTGGAGTACGCACCACTTCGCCTGCCTGATTGGTTATGGAGCCAGTGCGGTCTGTCCCTATCTAGCCCTGGAGAGCGTGCGGCAATGGTGGCTGGA contains:
- a CDS encoding iron-sulfur cluster assembly accessory protein, giving the protein MIHLSKTAIKEVMRLKSRNVESDAFFRVSVQVGGCLGLSYTMQFVESAAPDDRLHNAEGIQIAIDAQSFSYLDGLTLDYSEDLMGGAFRFHNPNAAKHCDCGGSFSIVAETSPTP
- a CDS encoding DUF4079 domain-containing protein, whose amino-acid sequence is MEFRDFLSLIHPALAVSFVFPLIGIVVYYALQTRQRRLQTAAQGKSRIPIGVGNEHLKLGRWLTGSVVGIALIGLAHPIFKTLLETEAFTKTPAKAFFIVLMFILTIASLVLLYRAHSRVWRGVFGFLSGAGLVILGCQDGVYRLTEEWYWSHYYFGMAAALLMIFSLAIVPDIYQDRSNRWRIIHTVLNTIALLLFIGQGMTGTRDLLEIPLGWQEPYLYQCNFDKTSPEYRTCPNLTPPPKS
- a CDS encoding phosphodiester glycosidase family protein; the encoded protein is MASSSPQSDRRSSLAQGPSQSGTALLRRGNQVVINGRPQAVPWVQWGKVAQADQVNTAIADFGLAQFLGLELLNTRDFRQQPVKWFSPPLPLAVQWSPPYRFLDATALLRQTGWDIQAEGETLRLTLVPPGLTNVSWGLQPSGDRVVLDLERPAPWQLDWQGGEAVITLAATASPELLQRLAPSLEGIARDALQHSPAPQVESGNGQTIVRVKVPTGLYPTLTTLANPPRLVIDTRPLPLPPRDIAWAPGLRWQQKTLRVGEMDYPVIWLALNLRQPGLTVKPFWTDTETLVGTGPLLTTAQRQQAIAAINGGFFNRNTQLPLGVIRRDGRWVSGPILNRGAIGWTQTGAIWIGRFSLQETLTTADGKQFPVLTLNSGYVQAGISRYTLEWGTTYTPIVNDEILIGIQNQQVIGYAQGGPAGQTAFPIPPDGYLLTLRSNKSAVDAFPIGSLVKLESRPEPEDVLRFPQILGAGPLLIQNRQIVLDPKLEKFSDAFSRESAVRSAIGRTVSGELLLVAVQSQPYQAGPTLTEMARMMEQLGAVDALNLDGGSSTSLYLGGWLLNRSPQSVARVHNGIGVFWQPPPK
- a CDS encoding phosphomannose isomerase type II C-terminal cupin domain, giving the protein MPSLPLGAARGVAATELRPWGSFTVLEEGRGYKIKRIEVKPGHRLSLQMHHHRSEHWIVVSGTARVTCDDKEVIVFSNQSTYVPQGTKHRLENPGVIPLVLIEVQNGEYLGEDDIIRFQDDYARAQ